From Sporolactobacillus pectinivorans:
TCTTTGCTCATCGACACTCATTTCTGAGCGTGTCAGATAACGCTCAAGCGCTCCTGCCATATGCATGATCAAACTAACTTTGAAAGCATTTGACATTTTAGACTTACTGCGCTGCTGAATAAAATCACAATAATTCCACAATATTTTTACAATTTTTGCAGGATTAATGAATGTAAAGTACTGTCCCAAATATTTCTGAGTCATTTCTTCCGTTAAAAACTCCGAATGTTCCAGAGTCTCCGCCTCACATGCAGCACGATTGTTTATTTCTTCGATCAGACTGACAAAACTCTCGCCTCCACCCTGCAACAAATTTTCTAATGAGACAAATGGAGCAGCAACTTTGGGCTTCACAACACCGGTCGTGGCCACGATTTTATATTTTTGCTGAATCTTAGCAATTTGTTCTTTCATATTCACGACCGAAACTGTGATCACTGTAATATCATCGATCAGATTGTCGACTAATATCTTATCTAACAGGTCCTTAATTCTCCCAGCTGTTCCTTCACCAGTCGAACAAATCGCAATAATAGCCTTATCTCTTTGATCTGATATTTTCTGAACATAATTCTTCTTTTTCTGGACCTTTTCGATCGTTCGTGAATAACCATCAAATTCACGCAATTCCCGATATACTGTTTCAAGATCACTATCTATCAGTGCTGTTTTACGAGCTGCTTCCAACACCATCGCTGTAGTCACCATATCGATCGTTTTGACATGCACATTAGTTTTCTCTGTCAGTTTACTGCTAAATGTGCTAAGAGACCCCATGTCAACCAATAGTAAAACGCCGTCGCCCTGATCGATATTTTTAACCTGTGATGCAATGCCATTCAATGCGACTTTAGGACTCATTTCAAGCGGCATATCATATGCGGCGATATTATCGACAGACAGCAGTTGCGAAACAACTTGCACCATTGAGGATGCGGTACTGTTACCATGGGCTGCCACAACGATTCCAACTTTTCCGGTTTTAGGTTCTGATTTTAAAGATACTAAAAGAATCGCCATGTAATAAACTTCAGATTCAGGAATAGGAAAATGATAATGGTCCTCGATTAAATCTTTAATTCGTTCAGCAATCTTGAGTTCAGCTGGATAATCATGGACCATTGAAATCAAATCAGCCGAAATATTGCGCAACGGTTTTCCTGACTGGACCCGTTTAATAAAAGAACTGATGTGTAAACTCATAGCATAAATGAAACTATCCCTGACTGGATAATTCTCTCTTTCCTGAAGCAGCCGCTGGATCTGCTTTGTTAAATCAATAATTTCTTGATCAACGATCTCATTCAGACTGCTTACTGTTTTTTCCAGCTTCCCTTGACGATAAAAAGATTTTAAATGCAGATTGATATCGGTCATAATGAAGTTATTGATTGCTGCCTGATCCAATCCTTCGTCTTTCAGCAGCGCGGCTTTATCGCCAATGATTTCATACAAATTATAAGGCAGTTCATAACTGTCAATGTCGGGCAGACCGCGCTTAGCATCAGGCTTGATCACCATCGTCGGTTCGAGCAGACGGCTCAGATTCCCCAGTTCTTGCCGATTGTTAGCCAAGTTGGAAAGTCCATCTTTGATATTAGATGGCAACTGGCTAAAAAGCAGGGTTATTTCATTTTTATTATGCATGCTATTCAAAAAACCTTGAGCACACACTAATTGAATATTAGATTTCAACTGTCCAACATTACCGTATGTTACACTTCCCAGCAAAGCTTGAACTACATCTTCACTTAAACGAATATTTTTATGAATACGATTAGCTTCAAGCGTTAATAATTGTTCTAATAATTGCAATTTTTCGCGCGCGCTTCTTTGGTTAAAGCCCGGCAGTTGAATTATGATAGGAATACGCCGGACAAAAGTCTGCAGCAATGAACTTTCCGGGTCTTCAGTCGTTGCATAAACAAGTCTGACGTCCGCATGATGAACTTTGGTAGTTTCGCCTAAACGGCTGTATGTTCCATGATCCATAAAATAAAAAATCATTTCTTGTCCCTCAGGCGGCAGACGATGTACTTCATCAAGAAAAAGCATTCCACCATCAGCTTCCTGAATCAGGCCATCTTTATCACCGTTGGCACCAGTAAAAGCCCCCTTGACGTAGCCAAATAGATGCGACATCAATAGCTGCGGATTGTGTGCGTAATCTGCACAATTGAATGTGGTAAATCCCTTTTTGGAAATGATCTCCCTGTCCAGTGCAAAACGGTACATTTTATTAGCAAAATACGTCTTACCGGATCCTGTCGGCCCAATGACCAGTGTATTCAGTCCATGCGGTGGATAAAGCAACGCTGCTTTGGCCTGCTCGACTTGATTCTTCAGGCTATCGCGACTGCCGATCATGTTCTCAAAAACATCCACTTCGTTCTTATTTGCAGTATATTTTTCTTTAATGCTCTGATTATTGATACTAGCATCTCCTGCAAACCCGATGTTGGGTTTCTGCTCCATCTTAGTTTTACGTTTCCCGGCTGCATTATTCACGACATAATGAACCGGTCGGCCATTTGTCTTCTTTATCCTTCCCTCTCTAACCAGCTGATTTAACTCCTTGCTAACATTCGGGCGAAGCAAACCGATAGCTTCGGATATTTCGCTAGTTGTGACACCTTGAGACATACTAAGTGCGCGCTTTTCCAGATATGTTAAAACTTTTTCACGCCGTGTCATTATATGCCCTTCCTTTTTTAACTATATTGTGTATCGCTAGTGTATCACAAGTCAAAAAAGTAAGCGAGTTCATTATCTTGAATACAAGATTTATTTCAGCTTAAACGGCATACATTTTCAATGGATTACTTCTTTCAGTTAGCAAAATATTATTATCACGAAAGGGCAGGAAGACATGCTCTACCCTAATTGAGTTTATTTAAAATACGGGATTAGCCCCTCACCTTTATCACAGTTTCCCAAAAAAGTATAGAAATTTTGTACCGT
This genomic window contains:
- a CDS encoding sigma-54-dependent transcriptional regulator; its protein translation is MTRREKVLTYLEKRALSMSQGVTTSEISEAIGLLRPNVSKELNQLVREGRIKKTNGRPVHYVVNNAAGKRKTKMEQKPNIGFAGDASINNQSIKEKYTANKNEVDVFENMIGSRDSLKNQVEQAKAALLYPPHGLNTLVIGPTGSGKTYFANKMYRFALDREIISKKGFTTFNCADYAHNPQLLMSHLFGYVKGAFTGANGDKDGLIQEADGGMLFLDEVHRLPPEGQEMIFYFMDHGTYSRLGETTKVHHADVRLVYATTEDPESSLLQTFVRRIPIIIQLPGFNQRSAREKLQLLEQLLTLEANRIHKNIRLSEDVVQALLGSVTYGNVGQLKSNIQLVCAQGFLNSMHNKNEITLLFSQLPSNIKDGLSNLANNRQELGNLSRLLEPTMVIKPDAKRGLPDIDSYELPYNLYEIIGDKAALLKDEGLDQAAINNFIMTDINLHLKSFYRQGKLEKTVSSLNEIVDQEIIDLTKQIQRLLQERENYPVRDSFIYAMSLHISSFIKRVQSGKPLRNISADLISMVHDYPAELKIAERIKDLIEDHYHFPIPESEVYYMAILLVSLKSEPKTGKVGIVVAAHGNSTASSMVQVVSQLLSVDNIAAYDMPLEMSPKVALNGIASQVKNIDQGDGVLLLVDMGSLSTFSSKLTEKTNVHVKTIDMVTTAMVLEAARKTALIDSDLETVYRELREFDGYSRTIEKVQKKKNYVQKISDQRDKAIIAICSTGEGTAGRIKDLLDKILVDNLIDDITVITVSVVNMKEQIAKIQQKYKIVATTGVVKPKVAAPFVSLENLLQGGGESFVSLIEEINNRAACEAETLEHSEFLTEEMTQKYLGQYFTFINPAKIVKILWNYCDFIQQRSKSKMSNAFKVSLIMHMAGALERYLTRSEMSVDEQRLSSVKTEKLYPIVKQANEVLYETLNINLSDAEVYYIVELFNTEKEKNDTQNN